The following DNA comes from Cyanobacteria bacterium QS_8_64_29.
AACCCGGCGGTGTTGGGGGTTGCCGGCTTGCTGCATGCCAAGCTCATGCAGCTACCGCTGGTGGCCTCCTACCACACTCACCTGCCCCAGTACTTGCAGTACTACGGCTTGGGCTTGCTAGAGGGCGTGCTGTGGGAGCTGTTGAAAGCCGGCCACAACCAGGCCCATCTCAACCTCTGCACTTCGACCGCCATGATGGCCGAGCTCCAGACCAACGGCATCGAGCGCGTGGCCCTGTGGCAGCGCGGCGTCGATACCGAGCGCTTCCACCCGCAGCGCGCCGCCGCTGCTGTCCGCGAGCAGCTGAGTCAAGGCGACCTGGAGCGGCCGTTGCTGCTGTATGTGGGCCGGCTCTCGGCGGAGAAAGAACTGGAGCAGCTCAAGCCCATCCTCGAGGCCATACCCGAGGCCCGCCTGGCTCTAGTGGGGGATGGGCCGCATCGGGGGGCGCTGGAGCAACACTTTGCCGGGACCCCCACCTATTTTGCCGGCTACTGGCAAGGCACCGATCTTGCTGCAGCGTTCGCCTCGGCCGATGCCTTCGTGCTGCCCTCGCGCACCGAGACGCTGGGGCTGGTCTTGCTGGAGGCCATGGCGGCCGGCTGCCCGGTGGTGGCCGCGCGCTCGGGCGGCATCGTCGACATTGTCACCGACGGGGCCAACGGCTATCTGTTCGATCCGGGGCAGCCGCGGGATGCCATTGCAGCAACGCGGCGCTTGCTCTACGGCGAGACCGAGGGCGAGCAGTTGCGCGCCAACGCCCGCCGCGAGGCCGAGCGCTGGAGCTGGCAGGCTGCTACCCAGGGGTTGCGCGATCGCTACCGCCAGGTGCTGGCGCAGGCGGCGCCCGCCTCGCCGCTGGCTTGAGGGCGCGATCACTTACTCGGGGGGCCGGAAGGGATCTTCGCCTACCTGCAGCTGCTCTTTAGAGCGCTGCAGTTGACCCCAGAGAGCTTTGATTTGCTCGTAGGCCTCGCTCGAGGCGATCTGGCCGTTGGTTTCCAGGTTGCAGATGTAGCTGACTTTTTGGGCGAATTCTTGCAGGTTGGCGTTAAACGCCAAGTTCTCTGGCTTGACGTCGCCGTGGTAGCGGTGGTGCGGGTAGAGGAAATTGGCTTTATCGTCGCTGCCCGAGTGCTGGGACATGTCGTTTTGGCCTGCTGGGTGCGGTGCGCCTCGTTCGGGCGATTCCTGCCTCGGCCGACGCCTGGCAGACAACGCGGCAGCAATGCGCTCGAGCCAGTCAGACAAGGCGGATCGCATGGCAGCTGCATTTTAGCGAGCGGTGCCCGTCGCGCCGCTACCCTCGAAGTAAGAGAGTGCCACTCCCACCCCTAAGGATCTTCCATCGTGTCCGAGCGCCAACCCAACTACGAAGGCAAAGCCAAGCGCATCTACGCCACCGCCGATCCCGACATCGTCCTGGTTGAGTTCAAAGACGATGCCACGGCCTTCAACGCCCAAAAGCGCGATCGCATCAGCGGCAAGGGGGAAGCCAACTGCGCCATCTCGGCTGCCCTGTTCGAGCTGCTGGAGAAGGCCGGCATTGCCACCCACTACCTGGACCGGCCGGCCCCGGATCGGCTGCGGGCGCGATCGCTGCAGATTTTGCCGCTAGAGGTCATCGTCCGCAACATCGCAGCCGGCAGTCTCTGCCGCCAGACCGGCCTCGCGCCGGGGACCGTGCTGCCATCGCCGCTGGTGGAGTTTTGCTACAAAAACGACGAGCTGGGCGATCCGCTGCTGACCCGTGATCGGCTGTTGCTGTTGGAGCTGGCCACCCCAGCCCAGCTGCAGCAAATCGAGCAAGTGACTTTACAGATCGAACGTCATCTGCGAGGCTTTTTCGAGCGCTGCGGCATCGATCTGGTGGACTTTAAGCTCGAATTCGGCCTCGATCGCGACGGGACGTTGCGGTTGGGGGACGAGCTGAGCCCCGACACGTGCCGGCTCTGGGCCCGCGGCGAGACCGACCCCAATGCCCGCGTTATGGACAAAGATCGCTTTCGTCACGATTTGGGCCACCCCGAGCTGGCCTACCAGCAACTGCGCGATCGCGTGCTCGCCCAAACCAGCGGCTGAACGCGCGCCAGGAACCCGGATCCCTACCAGCGGTCGAAGGCCCCAGCAACCCGTCCAACCGGCGTGGCGCAAGCAGCAACCGACGGACGAACCATCATGCGCTTATCTGCAGCAGCCGCTACCGTGCTGAGCTCGACCCTGCTGGGCCTCCCAAGTGCAAGTTGGGCGCAGGCGGGCGGCACCGAAGCTGAAGCCAGCAAGCCCAACTCGCAAGGGGGGGCTCTGTGCCGCTCGGCCCTGTCCCCAGCGAACGAGCGCTCGAAATTTTGCACCACCAACCCATCCCAGCGCTGGGCGCAGCTCGAGCTTCCTTCTCTAGACAATGGCGACTCCCCAAACGGGCAATCCGAGCAGGACGGCGAGCAGCAGCAGTCGCAACAGCGCCAAGTGCTGGTTGCCGAAGTTGCCGTCAAGCGCCCCAAAGGGGAGCTCTCGCCCGAGCTGCGGGATGCCGTCTACGAAGCTGCCAGCGTCGAACCCGGCCGGACCGCGACGCGCTCCCAGCTGCAAGAGGATATCAACGCCATCTTTGCCACCGGCTGGTTTAGCAATGTCCGCGTCGAGCCCGAAGACACCCCGCTGGGGGTGCGCATCACGTTTGTGGTCGAGCCCAATCCCACTCTCAGCGACGTTCAGGTGCAGAGCCTGCCGGCTGAAACAGAGGGGCGTGCCGTCCCGCCGGAGGTGGTCGATGGCATCTTTGAGCCCTTATACGGTCAGCGCCTCAATCTCAGCCAGCTCCAGAAGCGGATCGACAAGCTCAACCAGTGGTACAAGGACAACGGCTACAGCCTGGCGCAGGTAGTGGGCTCGCCCCAAGTCTCGGAGGATGGCACGGTAACGCTGCGCGTGGCCGAGGGCGTTGTCGAAGACATCAACGTCCAATTTGTCAACGACAAGGGTGAGTCCGTCGAAGGTGAAACGCGCAAGTTCATTGTCAAGCGCGAGGTCGAACTATCGTCGGGCGATGTTTTCAACCGCCAGATGGCGCAGCAAGATTTGCGGCGCGTGTTCGGCCTGGGCATTTTTAAAGACGTGCGCCTGGCCTTCGATCCGGGCGACAATCCCCAAAAAGTCGATGTCACGCTCAACGTGGTGGAAGACCGCACGGGCTCGTTGGGCGCCGGCGCCGGCATTAGCTCCTCAACCGGCTTCTTTGGGACGGCCAGCTACCGCGAGCAGAACCTAGGCGGCAACAACCAGACTTTGGGCGCGCAGCTACAGGTAGGCACGCGCGAGATTCTGTTTGATGTCAGCTTCAGCGACCCCTGGATTGCTGGCAATCCCAACCGGCTGGGCTACCGGGTCAATGCCTTTCGCCAGCAGTCGATCTCGCTGGTGTTTGAAGAAGGACCGGACGAGAGCAACGTCGGTGTCGTCGATGAGGATGGCATCATCGTCGACCCACGCGTCATTCGCACCGGCGGCGGCGTCACCTTCAGCCGTCCCATCGCCCCCGATCCCTACACCGACGGCAAGTGGGATGTCTCGGCCGGGTTTGAATACCAGCGCGTCGCCATTAAGGATGGCGACAGCAACGTTACGCCCTTTGACAATCAGGGCAACCAACTGGCCTTCAGCCAAGACGGCACCGACGACCTTTTCATGCTGGAGCTGCGCGCAACGCGCGACCTGCGCAACAACCCCCAGCAGCCCACGGATGGGTCGCGCTTGTCGCTGTCGATGGATCAGTCCGTGCCCATCGGCTCGGGCAGCATTTTAATGAACCGCCTGCGCGCGAGCTATAGCTACTTTACTCCGGTCGAGTGGCTGGGCTCGCTCGACTTTCTGGGCGATAAAGGGGAAGCGCTAGCCTTCAACGTCCAAGGCGGAACCGTTCTGGGCGATCTGCCCCCCTACGAGGCCTTTGTCCTGGGCGGTAGCGATTCGGTCCGGGGCTACGATCGCGGTGAGTTGGGCAGCGGTCGCAGTTTCTTCCAGGCCACGGCCGAGTACCGCTTTCCCATCGTCGACCCGGTCAGCGGCGCCCTGTTTTTTGACTACGGCACGGATTTGGGCAGCGCCGATAGCGTTATTGGCAACCCCGCTGGCGTGCGGGGCAAGCCCGGCAGCGGCTTTGGCTATGGGGCCGGCGTTCGGGTCAAGACCCCAGTGGGCCCGGTGCGCATCGACTTTGGCATCAACGACGAAGGGGACAATCAAATCCACTTTGGCATTGGCGAGCGCTTCTAACCCGGCCCGGACCGTCGGTCAGGCTTTCCAGCGCTGCGGGATTGGGCTGCACTCAGGCAAGCGCAGCTGCGTAACGGTCTGCGCTGCCCGGGCCGGCCAGGGGCGCTACTTTGCCCGCACCGATCTGCCGGGCACACCCACCGTCTCGGCCCAAGTGGATAACGTCAGCCAAACCGTGCTCTCCAGCGAGCTAGCCAGCGGCCCGGCCCGGGTGCGAACGGTGGAGCACTTGCTGGCTGCATTGAGCGCCAGCGGCATCAGCGATGCGCGCCTCGCGATCGATGGGGGCGAGGTGCCGCTGCTGGATGGCTCCGCGCGGGATTGGGTGCAGGCGATCGCCAGCGTCGGCGTTGTCCCGGCACCGACAGGCGTAACGGCCCCTGCCAGCGAAGCCCTGATCGCGCCCACTACCCCCGTTTGGGTCCAAGATGGCGATGCGTTTGCGGCAGCCATGCCCGGCGAGTGGCGCTTGAGCTACGGCATCGATTTTGAGGCGCCGGCCATTGGCAACCAGTGGCATAGCTGGTCGCCCCAGCGGGACGACTTTGCTGCCGAAATCGCACCGGCGCGCACCTTTGGCTTGGCCCACCAGATCGAGCAGTTGCGCGCGTCGGGGCTACTGCGCGGCGGCAGCCTGGAGAATGCGCTTGTCTGCGGTGATCGCGGCTGGCTCAATCCGCCGCTGCGCTTTGCCAATGAACCTGTACGCCACAAGCTTTTAGACTTAATAGGGGATCTGAGCCTGCTAGGCCCCCTGCCGCGGGCTCACATCCTCGCCTACAAAGGCAGTCACGCGCTGCATTGGCGGCTGGCGCAGGCCTTGCGCGCATCAGCGACCGGCTAGCTCGCAACATGCCAGCGGCGACTGCCCCACTGTCAAGCCAAGCAGGGACGCTCATGCCCGCACTGATAAGCTCCGATGCTACCGATGGCGCCGATGGCCGTTCTGCCGAGGCTGCAAGCGGCACGGCCCTAACAGTCGAGCAGATCCAGCAGCTGCTGCCCCACCGCTACCCCTTTGCCCTGGTCGATCGCATTGAGGCTTACGTCCCCGGGGAGCGCGCAACCGGCATCAAAAACGTTACTTTCAACGAGCCGCACTTCCAGGGGCACATTCCCGGCCGCCCCATCATGCCCGGGGTTCTGATCGTCGAGGCCATGGCGCAGGTGGGCGGGGTGGTTTTGACCCAACTGCCCGGGGCGGAGGGAAGTTTCTTTGCCTTTGCCGGTATGGATAAAGTGCGCTTTCGGCGCCCGGTTGTCCCTGGCGATCGGCTGGTGATGCAGCTGGAGCTGCTATCGATCAAGCGCAGCCGACTGGGCAAGATGCAAGGAAATGCCACCGTCGATGGGGAGGTCGCCGCCGAAGGCGAGATGCTATTTTCGCGCATCGACTGAGCGATCCCGCTGGGTCCGATGCTGCCCGCTTGCTTGGCCTGTGCCTGAGGCGAGCCGAACCTGCGCGGACTGCGTGACGACAATAGCATCAGGGGAAGCGAGCGAGGGGAGACCCGGTGCAAGCGCTGATCCACCCTACAGCGGTCATTGACCCTGGAGCCGAGTTGCATCCCACGGTGCAAGTGGGCCCTTACGCCACCATCGGCGAGCGCGTCCGAATCGGCGCCGATACCACCATCGGCGCGCACGCCATTATCGAGGGGCCCAGCGAGATCGGGGCGGGCAACCGCATCTTTCCGGGCGCTGCTATCGGGCTGGAGCCGCAGGACCTCAAGTACCGCGGCGCTCAGAGTGGGCTCTGGATTGGCGATGGCAACTGGATCCGCGAGTACGTCACTATCAACCGCGCTACTGGGGAAGGGGAGGCCACTCGAATCGGCCACCAGAACCTGCTGATGGCCTACGTGCACGTCGCCCACAACTGCCAGATTGAAGACAGCACCATTCTGGCCAACAATGTGGCGCTCTCGGGACACGTCTGCATTGAGAGCAACGCGCGCATCTCGGGGATGCTGGGCATCCATCAGTTCGTGCGCATCGGCCGCTTGGCCATGGTGGGCGGCATGAGCCGCATCGATCGCGATGTCCCCCCCTACACGGTGGTTGAGGGCAACCCCGCCCGCGTGCGCTCGCTGCACGCGATCGGGCTCAAGCGGGCTGGCTTTGCCGCCAGCGAGCGCCGCCGCCTCAAGCAGGCATTCCGCATCCTCTACCGCTCGGGAACGCCCTTTACCCAAGCCCTAGAGCAGCTCGAGCCCTTAAGCGATAGCGACTCGGTCCGATACCTGCAGCAATTCATCCAGCACTCGCTATCGCCGGAGCGTCGCGGCCTGACCCCAGGCAAGCTAAAGGCTGGCGATGGCGCGGCGGAGTGAGCCCGGCATGCGCATTTTTATCAGCACGGGCGAGGTTTCGGGGGATCTGCAGGGGGCCATGCTGGTCGAAGCCCTGCAGCGCCAGGCCCAGCGCAGCGGAACCAAGCTGGAGATCGTGGCGCTCGGCGGCGAGCGCATGGCAGCGGCAGGCGCAACGCTGCTGGCTGACACCACCCACATTGGTTCGGTGGGGCTGCTGGAGTCGCTGCCGTTCGTGCTGCCCACTTGGCGCATCCAGCGCCGGGCGCAGCGCTACCTACAGCGGCATCCGCCCGATCTGGCCGTGCTGATTGACTACCCCGGGCCCAACCTGGCCATCGGGACGGCTTTGAGGCGGAAGCTGCCGGGCGTGCCGGTGGTTTACTACATCGCGCCCCAAGAGTGGGTGTGGTCGCCGCTGCCGCAGAATAGCAAGCAGATCGCGCGCATCGCGGATCGCTTGCTGGCGATTTTCCCCGCCGAGGCCGAGCACTTTCGCCGCTACGGGGCCAGCGTCAGCTGGGTAGGCCACCCGCTGCTGGATCGCATGCAGCAAGCGCCCAGCCGCGCCCAAGCGCGGGCGAGAATGGGCCTGAGCGAGGATGACATTGCCATTGCGCTCCTGCCGGCATCGCGCCGGCAGGAGCTGGCACGCTTGCTACCGGTTTTATTTGCCGCTGCCCGCCGCATTCAGGCACAGCAGCCGCGCGCGCACTTTTGGATTCCGCTCTCGGCAGCTGCGCATCGGGGCGCGCTCGAGCGGGCCATTGCGCGCTACGGCCTGCGCGCCACGCTATGGCCGGGGGCCACGCTGGATGGGATCGCCGCGGCCGATCTGGTCCTGGCCAAATCGGGGACCGTCAATCTGGAAGCGGCGCTGCTGGCGGTGCCGCAAGTTGTGGCTTACCGCGTCCATCCCGTTACGGCCTGGATCGCCCGGCGGTTATTGCGCTTCTCAGTGCCGTTCGTGTCGCCGCCCAACCTGCTGGCCCAGGAGGCCATTGTTCCCGAATTCCTGCAAGCCGCCGCCACCCCAGACCGCATTGCCCGGCAAGCGCTGGCGCTGCTGCAGGAGCCGCAGCAGCGCCAGGCCATGCTGGCCGGCTACCAGCGTGTGCGTGAGGCTGCGGGCGAGGCGGGCGTTTGCGATCGCGCGGCTAGCGAAATCCTGGGGCTGGTGGCACCCAAGCCGAATCAGCCAGCAGGAACACGCTGACCGGCGCGTTGCCGGAGCAAGGCCCCATTATTGCAATCCGGAAGCGGTTCGCTTATTGGGAATAGCTGTTAAAAAGACGCGATTGTTGCCCGCCCGCCGGCCGAGGGGTTGCACTCGGGCGAGCGCTTTCAATCCCAACATTCGGTTATTTCAGCGCTCGCTTCCCCACAGCAGATCTGGCGAAGGTCCAGGCTTTCTGCCACTTATTTTCAATTAGAGCTGCTTGTTGCAAAGCAGCGCGCGCGGGACTATCATTGAAGCCAATAAGAGCCGATCGCCTGCGTCGATATTCCCGCAGCTAGAGCATGCCGCCTTATACGACCAGTTCTCTCAAAGCCGAGCTCAACTCGCGGGGCTGGCGCTTGACGCCCCAGCGGGAAAAAATCCTGCATGCCTTTCAAAACCTGCCCCGCGGCAATCACTTGAGCGCCGAGGAACTTTACAACTTGCTCAAGGATCGGGGCGAGCCCATCAGCCTCTCGACCATCTATCGCAGCCTCAAGCTCATGACCCGCATGGGCATCTTGCGCGAGCTTGAGCTGGCAGAAGGCCACAAGCACTACGAGCTCAACCGGCCCCATCCGCACCACCACCACCACATCGTCTGCATTCAGTGCAACCGGACGATCGAGTTCAACAACGACTCCATCCTCAAGCAAAGCCTCAAGCAGGCCGAAAAAGAAGGCCTGCAGCTGATCGATTGCCAGCTAACAGTGATGACGATCTGTCCGGAGGCCCTGCGCATGGGGTGGCCGTCCTCGCTGCCAAGCAACTGGGTGTGCTCGCGGGCGATCTCGGAAGAAAACTACTCGGACGGTGACGGCAACAACTGAGCCGCCACTCGACGCACTCAATCCCCGAACGTAGCTCGTTCGGGGGATTTGCAATTGGGCCTGCCGCCACGGCTAAGCCGGATCGGCAACTTGGCAGGCAAGGGCCTTTTTCTTCATGGTTTGGAAGATGTTGTAGAAGCCATTGGCGCGCGAGGGCGTCAGGCTGACTTGCAGTCCCGTTTCTTCAATAAAGTCGGGCGAGAGCCGGCCGATTTCTTCTGGGGTTAGGCCGTTGAGCCCTTCAATGAGCAGCCCCACCAAGCCTTTGACAATTTGGGCGTCCGAGTCGCCCTGGTAGCAAACGCGGCCCTGGTCCAAATCGGCGGTTATATACACCTGCGAGACGCAGCCCGGTACTTTGTTATCGGCCGTTTTGCACTCCTCGGGTAGACCCTCCAACCGCTTGGCGTAGGACAGCAGCTGCTGGTAGCGCTGCTTGGGATTGGTCCGCCGCTTGAACCGCCGCACGATGCGGTCCAGGTTTTCGGGCCACTGGGTCTCGGTACCGGCCATGCTCGCTTGCAGGTTTGTCCTTAAACTCGCTTCCAATCGTAACAAGCGCCGGGGGGCTCGCAGAGCGGTCGCTGTTGCGGTAGGGTTGGGGCTCTAGCAAGTGCCTGGCTCAATCGATGCCTGCCTCAGCCTGGTTGCGCCAACTCCAACAGGACTGCGCGATCGCGGTGGTGCGCGCGCCCGACTTCGAGAGCGGTCGGCAAATGGCCCACGCCGTGGCGAGCGGCGGCATCGCGCACGTCGAAATTGCTTGGAATGGCGCCTCGCCAGTCGAGCTCATCGGCCGGCTGCGCTCAGAGCTCCCCGAGTGCTGGATTGGTGCCGGCACCCTGCTCAACGCGGCACAGCTCCAGACCGCCATTGTTGCCGGCGCGCAGTTTTTGTTTGCGCCCCACGTCGATGCGGCCGCAATCCGCTCGGCCCTGGCCGCCGAGGTACCCATTGTGCCGGGGGCGCTCTCGCCCACCGAAATCGTGACGGCATGGCAGCAGGGGGCAACGGCGGTGAAGGTGTTCCCCATTCAGGCCGTGGGGGGATCGCGCTACGTGCAGAGCTTGCAAGGGCCGCTAGGTCAAATTCCGCTCGTGCCCACTGGCGGCATCACGGCCGAGGAAGGACGCGCGCTGCTCGAGGCCGGCGCCGTTGCAGTTGGGCTCTCTAGCCAATTGTTTCCTGCGGATCGCCTCGAGGCCGGCGACTGGGACGCGATCGCCCAAAAAGCCCGACAGGTGCACGCCACGTTGCTGGGGCAATCGCGCTAGTGTCCCCACTTGGCTTGCTCTAGGCGGGCCCAAAACCTGGCCAGCTGCTGGTAAGCCTCCTGGGGCGAGAGTTTGCCGTTGGTATAGAGATTGCACGTGTAGCTCGCTTGGCGGGCAAAGGCCTGGAGCTGCTCGTGCAGCAGCTGCTCTCGATCATCGGCTGTGCATTGGTTCATAGGGTTTCCTCAGCGAGAAACGAGCATCCGGGATTTAACCCAAATTTAATCTAGCCTCTTTACTGACTCGATGCCAAGCTGTACGTTCGCTGCGAACTTCAACGCGCGCGAGGGTATGGCAGCTTGAGGTTGCTCCAGTCAGCCTTTAACGAGGAGCCGAGGCATTGGCAACCGCTGTTGCCCCCTGGCACGGCAGCCTCCAGCTCACGTATGCTGCCCGCGATGGGCGGACGCAGCTGGCCCGCGCCTGCGCCCGGGCCCCGCTCAAGGTGCAGCGCCCGTTCTACCCCGAAGGCAATGCCGTTTGCCACAGCGTGACGCTGCACACGGCCGGCATCCCGGTGCCTGCGCCCTAGTGACCACGGCAACTGCAGGCAAGGTCTATCGCAGCAACGGCGAGCGAGCGCGCCAAACGGTGGACGTTCGGTTGGGGACAGGGGCTTGCCTGGAGTGGTTGCCCCAAGAAACGATCGCCTTTGAGGGCGCCTGCTACCGCCAGGACGTGCGCGTCGAGCTGGGGCCGGATGCTCACTGGGTAGGCTGGGACATTACCCGTTTTGGGCGCAGCGCGCGCGGCGAACGCTTTTGCCGCGGGGCGTGGCGATCGCGGCTGGCGGTGTGGCGGCACGGACGACCGCTGTGGATCGATCGCCAATGGCTGCCGGGCAGCGAGGCCGCGTGGGCCAGCCCGCACGGGTTGGGCGGTTGCCCGGTGGTGGGGAGCTTGGTGTGGTTGGGGGCTCCCGTGCCGGCTGCAGTGGTGGCGGAGGCCCAAGCGCTGCAGCCGCCGAGCGACGGCGAAGCCGGGATTACTGTGACCCCAGGGCGGGGGGTTCTCTGCCGCTATCGCGGTCGCTCCACCGGCGAGGCGCGCCGGTGGCTGCGGACGGTTTGGATGCTGCTGCGCCGCCGCCAGCTCCATCGGCCGGCTGTCTTGCCGCGCGTCTGGCCCCATTAGCCCCTGCGAGCCCTATGGAACTCACGCCCCAGGAAAAAGACAAGCTGCTGGTATTTGCGGCCGCATTTGTGGCCGAGCGGCGCAAGGGACGCGGCCTCAAGCTCAACTACCCCGAAGCCAAGGCCTACATTTCGGCGGCGATCCTGGAAGGCGCCCGCGACGGTCGCAGCGTGGCCGAGCTGATGGACTACGGCACGCAGCTGCTGGGGCGCGATGACGTCATGGAGGGCGTGCCCGAGATACTGGATGAGGTCGCGGTGGAGGCCACCTTCCCCGATGGCACCAAGCTGGTGACGGTTCACGATCCCATTCGCTGAGATTGCCGCAGGAGGCAGTGGCTATGACACCAGGTGAGATTGCAACGCCGGCGGGCGAGATCGAGCTCAATCCCGGGCGCGAGACGACCCGCGTATCGGTGGCCAACACCGGCGATCGCCCCATCCAGGTGGGCTCGCACTTCCATTTCTACGAGGTCAACGAGGCCTTGCAGTTCGACCGCTCGGCCGCTTACGGCCGGCGCCTCGACATTCCCGCCGGGAATGCCGTGCGCTTCGAGCCGGGCGACGCGCGCGAGGTGAGCTTGGTCCCTTATGCCGGTCGCCGCGAAGCCTACGGCTTTAACGGCCGCGCGAACGGCCCCCTCGATGGTTAACCCCTCGGAGCGAGCATGAGCTACCGCATGGATCGGCGCGCCTACGCCCAGGCTTTTGGCCCTACCGTGGGCGATCGCGTCCGCCTAGCCGATACGGATCTCTGGATTGCGGTGGAGCAGGACCGCACGCCCTACGGCGATGAGGTCACCTTTGGCGGTGGCAAAGTCATCCGCGACGGCATGGGCCAATCGCCGCTGCCACGGGCCCAAGGCGCGGTGGATACGGTCATTACCAACGCGCTGATCCTGGATTGGTGGGGCATTGTCAAGGCTGACGTGGGGCTCAAAGCCGGCTGCATCTACCGCATCGGCAAAGCTGGCAACCCCAACACCCAGGATGGGGTCGACATTCCCATTGGCCCTGCCACCGAAGCCATCGCCGGCGAGGGCAAGATCCTCACCGCCGGCGGCATCGACGCCCACGTCCACTTTGTCTGCCCGCAGTTGGTCGAGACCGCGATCGCCTCGGGCATCACCACCATGCTGGGCGGCGGCACCGGCCCAGCCACCGGCACCAACGCCACCACCTGCACCCCGGGCGAGTGGCACATCCAGCGCATGCTGCAGGCCGCCGATGCCTTCCCGGTCAACCTGGGCTTTCTGGGCAAAGGCAACAGCAGCCAGCGGCCGGGCTTGGAGGAGCAGGTCCGCGGCGGCGCCCTGGGCCTAAAGCTGCACGAGGATTGGGGGACAACGCCAGCGGCGATCGATACCTGCTTGGGCGTAGCCGAGGATTATGACGTCCAAGTCGCCACCCACACCGATACACTCAACGAGTCGGGCTTTGTGGACCACACCCTCGCCGCTTTCGAGAACCGCACGATTCACACCTACCACACCGAGGGCGCCGGGGGCGGCCACGCCCCCGACATCATCAAAGCCTGCGGTGAGGCCAACGTCCTACCCTCCTCGACCAATCCCACGCGGCCCTACACCACCAACACGCTCGACGAGCACCTGGACATGCTGATGGTGTGCCACCACCTGGACCGCCACAGCCCCGAGGACGTGGCCTTTGCCGAATCCCGCATCCGCCGCGAGACGATCGCGGCCGAGGACATCCTGCACGATCTGGGAGCCTTTAGCATTATGGCCTCCGACGCCCAGGCCATGGGGCGCGTGGGCGAGGTCATCCTCCGCACCTGGCAGACCGCGCACAAGATGAAAGTACAGCGCGGCCCTCTTCCCGAGGACGCCCAAGACTGCGACAATGCGCGCGCCAAGCGCTACATCGCCAAATACACCCTCAACCCCGCCATCGCCCACGGCATGGCAGATTGGGTGGGCTCGGTGGCGGAAGGCAAGTGGGCCGATCTTTGTCTCTGGCACCCGGCCCGCTTTGGCGTCAAACCGGAGATGGCGATCAAAGGCGGCGCGATCGCCTGGTCGCAAATGGGGGATGCCAACGCCAGCATTCCTACGCCGCAACCCGGGCACATGCGCCCCATGTTCGGCAGCTTTGGCGGCGCGATCGCGGCAACGTCGCTGACCTTTGTCTCCCAGGCCGCGCTAGAAGCCGATGTTCCCAATCAAATTGGGCTGCAAAAACCGGCAGTTCCGGTCGCCAACACCCGCAACATTGGCAAGCAAGATATGGCCCTCAACGACGCGCTACCGGCCATGGCGGTGGACCCCGAAACCTACGAGGTCCGCGCGGACGGCGAGCTGCTGAGCTGCGAGCCTGCCGAAACGCTGCCCCTGGCGCAGCGCTACTTTTTGTTCTAAAACCGAGTGCCGCAGCGGCGGCTGGGAGTTTG
Coding sequences within:
- the ureA gene encoding urease subunit gamma — its product is MELTPQEKDKLLVFAAAFVAERRKGRGLKLNYPEAKAYISAAILEGARDGRSVAELMDYGTQLLGRDDVMEGVPEILDEVAVEATFPDGTKLVTVHDPIR
- the ureC gene encoding urease subunit alpha, whose translation is MSYRMDRRAYAQAFGPTVGDRVRLADTDLWIAVEQDRTPYGDEVTFGGGKVIRDGMGQSPLPRAQGAVDTVITNALILDWWGIVKADVGLKAGCIYRIGKAGNPNTQDGVDIPIGPATEAIAGEGKILTAGGIDAHVHFVCPQLVETAIASGITTMLGGGTGPATGTNATTCTPGEWHIQRMLQAADAFPVNLGFLGKGNSSQRPGLEEQVRGGALGLKLHEDWGTTPAAIDTCLGVAEDYDVQVATHTDTLNESGFVDHTLAAFENRTIHTYHTEGAGGGHAPDIIKACGEANVLPSSTNPTRPYTTNTLDEHLDMLMVCHHLDRHSPEDVAFAESRIRRETIAAEDILHDLGAFSIMASDAQAMGRVGEVILRTWQTAHKMKVQRGPLPEDAQDCDNARAKRYIAKYTLNPAIAHGMADWVGSVAEGKWADLCLWHPARFGVKPEMAIKGGAIAWSQMGDANASIPTPQPGHMRPMFGSFGGAIAATSLTFVSQAALEADVPNQIGLQKPAVPVANTRNIGKQDMALNDALPAMAVDPETYEVRADGELLSCEPAETLPLAQRYFLF
- a CDS encoding urease subunit beta yields the protein MTPGEIATPAGEIELNPGRETTRVSVANTGDRPIQVGSHFHFYEVNEALQFDRSAAYGRRLDIPAGNAVRFEPGDAREVSLVPYAGRREAYGFNGRANGPLDG